ACTTGCTTTAAACTGGATTTTGTTTTTCTGGGCAATCAGTCTAACAAGTATTGCAAATGCTGTAGTATTGTACTATCTGGGCCCAATATTTACAATTTTACTTGCAATATTATTTTTAAAAGAAAATTTTACATTTAATATTGGTTTATCTGTATTTTTGGCTCTTGGCGGTATGTGTTTGATTTTTGCAAACAACAGTTTAAGTTTTCATTTAAATGAAGTTTCAGGTTTAATAATAGCATTTTTTAGTGGTTTGTGTTTTGGAATTTTAGGTTTTTTTTCAAAAATGGCTGTAATGCACCATAGTGCGATAAAACTTACATCCTATCAAATTATAATATCTGTTGTTTTGCTTGTGCCATTTTTATTTTTTATTCATTTTAAACTTGATGGGCGAATTTTAGGATTACTTTTAATAACCGGTATTATTCATACTGCTTTGGCGCTTTTTTTGTGGTATGATAGTTTTAATTATTTAAATGTTATTACTGTATCAATATTTGCTTATCTTGATCCACTATTTGCAATTTTACTTGGAGCTAT
This DNA window, taken from Desulfurella sp., encodes the following:
- a CDS encoding DMT family transporter, with translation MKNGPFVKSKSQKGIFEMLLATFIWGSIPIFSIWCNLPSPIFVFFRVFFAIPLVLFYSIKKLGKDEFFRIKPFAPLFLSGIALALNWILFFWAISLTSIANAVVLYYLGPIFTILLAILFLKENFTFNIGLSVFLALGGMCLIFANNSLSFHLNEVSGLIIAFFSGLCFGILGFFSKMAVMHHSAIKLTSYQIIISVVLLVPFLFFIHFKLDGRILGLLLITGIIHTALALFLWYDSFNYLNVITVSIFAYLDPLFAILLGAIFLKQIPTLFQIIGACLIIVAGFLVSALHPKLLFKRKY